In Hymenobacter sublimis, a single genomic region encodes these proteins:
- a CDS encoding chloride channel protein: protein MPKSTVHRLLRPLLLWRLRHISDRVYLILVSMVVGLLAGMAAVVLKTLVHDSQKVLNAWVPAQYQVFSSSLYPIIGIALTVLFTRYFLDGNLGRGIGPIIYNIARQGSVVPRSKLYSQLVSSFLTVTFGGSAGLEAPISVTGSAIGSNTSRVLRIGRRERRLLTGCGAAAGVAAIFNSPIAGVLFAVEVILSELSAAYFVPLLISSATATVVSKALYAGQPFVLITTSWPVDAVPLYLMLAVFTALLSVYMIRVYFWADKYFEQLPGTFRKVVLGGLALGGLVFLFPPLYGEGYNIVQLLLGGHSDQLVDGSLFDVFHDQSVWLVLLVAAGSMLLKVVATSITIGSGGNGGMFGSSLFAGALCGFVFARLINMSGLYPISEVHFIVLGMAGTLAGVVHAPLTGIFLIAEITGGYALFVPLMVVTSGSYLITRYFEPYSVYTRKLVQKGVYVNQDRDRGLLAQLDVASQVQTDFLPVHPEDTLGELVQTFRHATRNLFPVVDSAGHLHGIISLDTVRDALFDDEHYNTTRVRDLMSDPPAIVRPDDTLLDTLRCMEQLGAWALPVLSPEDRYMGFLLKSTILANYRRQLIKESEN, encoded by the coding sequence ATGCCTAAAAGCACCGTCCATCGGCTGTTACGCCCTTTGCTGTTATGGCGCCTGCGCCACATCAGCGACCGGGTGTACCTGATTCTGGTCAGCATGGTGGTGGGGTTGCTAGCAGGCATGGCGGCGGTAGTGCTCAAAACCCTGGTTCACGACTCCCAAAAGGTGCTGAATGCCTGGGTGCCGGCGCAGTATCAGGTATTTTCCAGCTCCCTCTACCCCATTATTGGCATTGCCCTCACGGTGCTGTTTACCCGGTATTTCCTCGATGGCAACCTGGGGCGAGGCATTGGGCCCATCATTTATAACATTGCCCGGCAGGGTAGTGTGGTGCCCCGCAGTAAGCTGTATTCCCAACTCGTATCGTCGTTTCTGACGGTCACGTTTGGGGGCTCGGCGGGGTTGGAGGCACCTATTTCCGTGACGGGCTCGGCCATTGGCTCCAACACCTCCCGGGTGCTGCGTATTGGTCGGCGGGAGCGGCGCCTGCTCACGGGGTGCGGGGCCGCCGCGGGGGTAGCGGCCATCTTTAACTCCCCCATTGCCGGGGTGTTGTTCGCCGTTGAAGTGATCCTCTCGGAGCTGTCGGCGGCGTATTTCGTACCCTTGCTTATTTCTTCAGCCACGGCCACGGTGGTTTCCAAAGCCCTGTACGCGGGTCAGCCCTTCGTGCTCATTACCACCTCCTGGCCCGTGGATGCGGTGCCCCTCTACCTGATGCTGGCCGTGTTTACGGCCCTGCTGTCGGTATACATGATTCGGGTGTATTTCTGGGCCGATAAGTACTTCGAGCAGCTGCCGGGCACGTTCCGCAAGGTAGTGCTGGGCGGGCTGGCGTTGGGCGGACTGGTGTTTCTGTTTCCGCCCCTGTACGGTGAGGGCTACAACATTGTGCAGCTGCTGCTGGGCGGGCACTCCGACCAACTGGTGGACGGCTCCCTGTTCGATGTTTTTCACGACCAAAGTGTGTGGCTGGTGCTGCTGGTAGCGGCCGGCAGTATGCTGCTGAAAGTGGTGGCGACCAGCATTACTATTGGCTCCGGGGGCAACGGGGGCATGTTCGGTTCCTCGCTGTTTGCGGGGGCGCTGTGCGGCTTCGTGTTTGCACGCCTGATTAATATGAGCGGCCTCTACCCTATTTCCGAAGTGCACTTTATTGTGCTGGGCATGGCCGGCACGCTGGCCGGCGTGGTGCACGCGCCCCTGACTGGTATCTTCCTTATTGCCGAAATTACGGGCGGCTACGCCTTGTTCGTGCCCCTGATGGTGGTGACGTCCGGTTCCTACCTCATTACCCGCTACTTTGAGCCCTACTCAGTGTACACGCGCAAGCTGGTGCAGAAGGGCGTGTACGTGAACCAGGACCGGGACCGGGGCCTGCTGGCCCAGCTCGACGTGGCCTCCCAGGTGCAAACCGATTTCCTGCCCGTGCACCCCGAGGACACCCTGGGCGAGCTGGTGCAGACCTTCCGCCACGCCACGCGCAACCTGTTTCCGGTCGTCGATTCCGCGGGGCATTTGCACGGCATCATCAGCCTGGATACGGTGCGCGACGCCCTCTTCGACGATGAGCACTACAATACAACCCGCGTCCGGGACCTGATGAGCGACCCGCCCGCCATCGTCCGCCCCGATGATACCTTGCTGGACACGTTGCGGTGCATGGAGCAGCTAGGGGCCTGGGCCCTGCCCGTCCTCAGCCCCGAAGACCGGTACATGGGTTTTCTGCTGAAGTCTACCATCCTGGCCAATTACCGCCGCCAGCTCATCAAGGAAAGCGAGAACTAA